The Pseudomonadota bacterium genome includes a region encoding these proteins:
- a CDS encoding TRAP transporter large permease subunit yields the protein MVLLLLALALLGMPLFAVIGLGALFGYWRAELDPGLVAMEFMRIGELPVLVALPLFTFAGILVADSRTPQRLVDLTRSALGWLPGGLAILALLLCGLMTAFTGASGITVVALGSLLLPALMHGGYSERFSLGMVTAGSSLGVLFAPSLPLILYAVVAQQVAPRYGIGVDDLFLAGLLPGLLMVVLMAAYAVWMRRGAPRERVERVPLGASLKAIGWELPLPFVVLGGIYGGWLLVVEAAVVTAAWVLVTLVLFRREIAFSRLPAIISQSMVLVAAILIVLGMSMASTNVMIDAGVPQRLFSAVEPLVDSRIVFLLAVNLVLLVAGMLLDIFAALVILVPLILPVALAFGVDPVHLGVIFLANLQIGYCTPPIGINLFLASHRFNRDILTVYRATLPFLAILLIALLIITWWPALSLWLPGIAGSA from the coding sequence ATCGTGCTCCTGCTGCTGGCCCTGGCCCTGCTGGGCATGCCGCTGTTTGCGGTCATCGGACTCGGCGCACTGTTCGGCTACTGGCGAGCGGAGCTGGATCCCGGTCTGGTGGCGATGGAGTTCATGCGCATCGGTGAACTGCCGGTGCTGGTCGCGCTGCCGCTGTTTACCTTTGCCGGCATACTGGTCGCCGACAGCCGGACGCCGCAGCGACTGGTCGACCTGACCCGCTCGGCCCTGGGCTGGCTGCCCGGAGGGTTGGCCATTCTGGCCTTGTTGCTGTGCGGGCTGATGACGGCATTTACTGGCGCCTCAGGCATCACGGTAGTGGCGCTGGGCAGCCTGCTATTGCCGGCGCTCATGCATGGCGGCTATTCCGAGCGGTTCAGCCTTGGCATGGTGACTGCCGGCTCCAGTCTCGGTGTTCTTTTTGCGCCCTCGCTGCCGCTGATCCTTTATGCAGTGGTTGCCCAGCAGGTCGCGCCCCGCTACGGGATCGGCGTCGACGACCTGTTTCTGGCCGGCCTTCTGCCCGGGCTGCTGATGGTGGTCCTGATGGCGGCCTACGCCGTCTGGATGCGCCGCGGTGCGCCGCGGGAGCGAGTTGAGCGCGTGCCGTTGGGCGCCAGTCTGAAGGCAATCGGGTGGGAACTGCCGCTCCCTTTTGTCGTGCTTGGCGGTATCTACGGCGGCTGGCTGCTGGTGGTCGAGGCGGCGGTCGTGACCGCTGCCTGGGTGCTGGTCACGCTGGTGCTGTTCCGCCGCGAAATCGCCTTTTCCCGTCTGCCGGCCATCATCTCCCAATCGATGGTGCTGGTCGCCGCTATCCTGATCGTGCTGGGGATGTCGATGGCCTCAACCAATGTCATGATCGATGCTGGCGTGCCGCAGCGTCTGTTCAGCGCGGTCGAGCCGCTCGTTGACAGCCGGATTGTCTTTCTGCTCGCGGTCAACCTGGTCTTGCTGGTTGCGGGCATGCTGCTCGATATCTTCGCCGCACTCGTCATACTGGTGCCACTGATCCTGCCGGTCGCCCTGGCCTTCGGCGTCGACCCGGTGCATCTTGGCGTGATCTTCCTGGCCAATCTTCAGATTGGCTACTGCACGCCGCCGATCGGCATCAACCTGTTTCTGGCAAGCCATCGCTTCAACCGCGATATACTGACAGTCTATCGGGCCACGCTGCCGTTTCTGGCCATTCTGCTGATTGCCTTGTTGATCATTACCTGGTGGCCGGCATTGTCGTTGTGGCTGCCCGGCATCGCCGGCAGCGCTTGA